The DNA sequence AGGCGCAGGTGTTCGGACCGCTGGGCATGGTGGACACGCGCTATCACCCGCGCGTCGAGGACGTGGCCCGCATCGCCCCCACCGAGGTCGACCCGTGGCGTGGCCGGCATCTGCGCGGCGAAGTGCATGACGAGAACGCGTTCCGCCTGGGCGGCGTCTCGGCGCACGCCGGACTCTTCAGCACCGCCGCAGACCTCTCGCGCTTCGCGCAGATGATGCTTAACGGCGGGACGCTCGGTGGTGCCCGCATCGTGCGGCCGCAGACCATCGCCGACTTCACGCGGGTCCAGGATCTCGCCATCTCGCACCGCGCGCTGGGCTGGGAAACGCCCAACGGCACGAACTCCGCCGGCCGGGTGCTGCGCTGCCCGGCGTTCGGGCATACCGGCTTCACCGGCACCTCGTTCTGGGTGGATCCGGCCCGCGATCTGTTCGTCATCATCCTCACGAATCGCGTGAACCCAAGCCGGGCGAACTCGCGCATCGGCCCCGTCCGGACGACCATCGCCGACCTCGCCGCGACCCGGGCTGGGCGCGGCGGACCGGCCGCTCGGGGCTGTCCCTGACTTGTCAGCGGAACCCCGAACCCTATATTCAGGATTAGTTGGTCGCTGCGGCGGATGCCGCGGGACATCGGAACCCTAGGAGGGATCCCCATGAGCACGATGAATGCCCCGGAAGTCCTGGTCACCATCACCCCGGCCGCTGGCGCCGAGGTGCAGAAGTTCATGCAGGCCGAGAACGTGACGCCGGAAGTCGGCGGCCTGCGCGTGGCCGTGCAGCCTGGCGGGTGCTCGGGCTTCAAGTACAGCCTGCTGATCGAAGACAAGCCGGCCGATGACGACACGGTGCTGCCGCAGGGCGGCTTCAACCTGTTCGTCGATCCGTTCTCGATGCAGTACCTGGGCGGCGTGACGATCGATTACGTGACCTCGATGCAGGGCTCGGGCTTCACGTTCAAGAACCCGAACGCGACTGGCGGCTGCGGCTGCGGCTCCAGCTTCTCCGCGTAAGCCTCGCACCCTGAGGCCTCGACGGGCGCCCCCCAACCGGGGGCGCCCGTTTGCGTTTTTGCGCATCTTTCCGCGATGCCGACGTCCGTACCCTCCACTGCCGCCGCGTTCACCGCGCTCGACTGGCTCGTGCTCGTGCTGTACCTCGTCGCCACCAGCGCCATCGGCGTCTGGCTCGGCCGCGGGCAGAAGGACGCCAAGGATTATTTCGTGGCCGGCGGCGAGATCCCGTGGTGGGCGGTGCTGTTCTCCATCGTGGCGACCGAGACCAGCGCCCTCACCTTCATCTCGATCCCCGGGCTCGCCTATCTCGGCGACTTCACCTTCCTGCAGGTCGCGACCGGCTACCTGCTCGGCCGCATCGTCGTCGCGTACACGCTGCTGCCGCGCTACTTCGAGGGGAACCTCGTCACGGCATACGCGCTGCTCGAGCGACGCTTCGGCCTTGCGACGCGTCGGCTGGCCAGCGTGACGTTCATGGTGACCCGCGCGTTCGG is a window from the Pseudogemmatithrix spongiicola genome containing:
- a CDS encoding HesB/IscA family protein, producing MSTMNAPEVLVTITPAAGAEVQKFMQAENVTPEVGGLRVAVQPGGCSGFKYSLLIEDKPADDDTVLPQGGFNLFVDPFSMQYLGGVTIDYVTSMQGSGFTFKNPNATGGCGCGSSFSA